In Limibacillus halophilus, the DNA window CGCGATAAGAAAGCTGCGTTGAAATTCCTGAGGAAAGCACTGCGCAAGCACGGTCGGCCCGAGGTTATCGTGACCGATCGGCTGAGATCGTACGGTGCGGCACTCAGGGATATTGGGACCGCAGCTCGCCAGGTATGTGGCCGCTGGCTGAACAACCGAGCAGAGAACTCTCATCAGCCCGTTCGACGACGAGAGCGAAGGCAACAAGGCTTCAAGTCACCAGGCTCCGCTCAACGCTTCCTATCCGTTCACGCCGCCATCTACAACCCCTTCAACTGTCAGCGTCATCTCCTCAGTCAACCAAGCTACAAGGTCCTTCGATCCAACGCATTCGCGGTGTGGGCTGGTGCCTGCAAAGCTGCCTAGCGATACAATGGCGAGAAGCGATTGCTCTCGTGTTGCCGAGTTAACGTGTCAACGCCGACAGTGCCCTTTCAGGCATTTCGCAAAGAGCTCACTGGCATTCTGCAGGTGGGGTACGATCTCGAGGAGCTTTTCTGCGCTGGTGCGCACATCGGGGGCTGCGACTGAGAGGGCGCCAAGGAACAGGCCATGATCGCCGACGACCGGCACGGCCGCTCCCGCGACGTGAAGAAGGTACTCCTGGCAAGTGATTGCATAACCCTCCGTTCGCACCTGTTCGATGGCTCGGCGAAGACTTGCCTTGTCGGTCACGGTGTAGGGCGTGTAGCTGGGCCGCTCGGAGGCCTCAAGATAGGCCTCAAGCTCGTCACCCTTGAGGCGCGCGAGGAAGAGCCGACCGCTGGAAGTGCAAAACAAAGGCGCCTTGCGCCCGGCACGGAAGGAAAGGGTCAGTTCCTGCGGCGCCTCGGCACTCGCCAGGTAAACCACGTGGTCGGCCACCTGCACGCCAAAACTCGTCATCTCTCCAATCTCGCGGGTAAGCGACGTAAGTACGGCATCCGCTGCGGTTGTCATGGCGGCGCTGGCGAGAACCCGCGCCGAGAGATCGACCAGCGGGCGGGAGACCATCCAGTTTCTGGAACCGGGAACGCGCTGCAGGTGCCCCAGTCGCTCCAGCTCGGAACAGATGCGATGTGCCGTTGGTGGTGGCAAGCCGGTCTGTTCAGCAATGTGAACTGTGGAAACGCCGCCCTGTTGCGCCACGCAATCGAGAACGGTCATGATCTTCGCCGTTGGAGAGTCTGGTGGTGCTCGTTCACTCGTTGTCATGCGGACTATTCTGCCAGATAGTCACCCTGAAATCGCCGAAGAAAGAGCTTCAGGCGCGGCGAATCAGGCTCCATCAGAACCTGACTCGGCGGCCCCTGCTCGACGATGACGCCGTCGTCCATGAATACGACACGATCGCCGACATCCCGAGCGAAGTGGATCTCATGCGTCACGATCACCATGGTCATACCCTCGTCCGCCAGTTGCCGAATCACGCGCAGCACCTCACCAACCAATTCCGGGTCCAAGGCGCTGGTCACCTCGTCGAAGAGCATGACCTGCGGCTCCATGGCCAGCGCGCGGGCGATCGCCACCCGCTGCTGCTGGCCGCCGGATAGACGCGCGGGATATTCGTCAGCCTTCTCCGACAGGCCTACCTTCTCGAGAAGGTCCCCGGCCAGGCGATCGGCCTCGGCCTTTGCCATTCCCCGCACTTTGACCGGCCCCATCATGACGTTTTGCACGACCGTGCGGTGCGGGAAGAGGTTGAAGCTTTGGAAGACCATGCCGACCTGCTCGCGGACCTTGGCGTTGTCCGACTCGCTGTTCCGCAGCCTTGCGCCATTGCCATTGACGCTATAGCCGATCAGCTTGCCCTCGATCAGAATCTCTCCCTCTTCGAAGGGTTCCAGCAAATTCAGGCATCGCAGGAGAGTGGACTTTCCGGAGCCGCTAGGCCCCAAAATCACAACCACTTCGCCGCGTTCGACGCTCAAATCGATTCTTTTCAGAACCTCAAGATCGCCAAAACGCTTGCGTAATCCCTTGATTTCGATCATCGGCATTTCGGTTTCCCTGCCTTATTTCTAATTGACGACGACCGTCCGCCGCTCACTCCATTGGGCAAGCAGGGACAGGGGATAGCAAATCAGGAAATAGATTGCCATGACGCCGAGGAATATCTGGAACGACGCCAGCGTACGCTCCACCACCTCGCGCGCGGCATAGGTCAGTTCCCAGACCCCCACGATAGAGACATAAGAGGTCTGCTTAATGGCGGTCAGCGCATTGTTTAGCAGCGGCGGAATGGCGATCCGCGTGGCCTGCGGCAGCAGGATTTCGCGCACGATTGCAAAGCGTCGCATGCCGAGACTCTTTGCAGCCGCGGTTTGTCCTTGCGGAACCGAAAGGATGGAACTGCGAACGATTTCGGTAACGAAGGCGGCAACATAAATGATCTGGGCCGTGCCGACCGCAATATAGGGGTTCACCCTGTAACCAAGAAAAGGAAAAATGTAGTAGCCCAGCAGCATGATCACGATGATCGGAATGCCACGCAGGACGAAGACATAGAGCGTGATCAAGCTTCGGACCAAGCGCCCGCCGAGGTTCGCTAGAACCCCGATTGCGACGCCCAGGAGGGTTCCGGCGGTAACGACGACGAAAGCCAGTTGCAACGTAATCCATGCACCTTGTAGCAGGTATGGCAGGCTGGAGATCAAGACGTCGAGCATAGCTCAAGCCCTCCCCTGGGTGCGATGTTCCAGCAGTCTCGTGCCTGCGCCCAAGAACGACGTCAAGGCTAGGTAGAAAATTGCGATGCTGACGAAGATCTCGATGGAGGTGGCTGTCCTCTCGATGGCCACCTTGCCCGTCATGGTAAGCTCTGCTACGCCGATAGCCGAGACCAGCGAGGTGTCCTTGACCAGAATGATCAACTGGTTGCCGAGGGGGCCGAGAATTCGAAGCAAGGCTTGTGGCAGGATGACGTTCCAGAACGCGCCGAAGCGCGTCATTCCGATGGCGCGGGCCGCCTCCCATTGGCGCGGGCTGATGGATTCGATCCCGCCGCGGTAGGTTTCCACGAAGAAGGCCCCATGCTGGAGCGCAATGCCAATCACGCCGCAAGAAAACTCCGAGGGATAGAGGCCGAATAGCGGCAAGCCGAAGTAAATCAAGTAAATCTGCAGCAGCAGCGGCGTGTTGCGCATGAACTCAATGTAGGCTGCCGCAGGAAAGGTGAGGACCGCTTTACCTGACATCCTCGGACCCACCAATAGGATGCCGATTAGAAGCGCCAGCGGCATGGCTGCCGCCGCCACGCTCACCGTGATCAGGAAGCCCGAGACAAGGCTCGGGAACAGCATAATCAGGAGGCTGGTGGATTGGGCGAGAAAATCCATCGATCCCCCTTTAAGCTGTATCCACTCGCAAATGAGAGGCCGCAAGAGCCGCCACTCCCGCCAAGGGAACGGCGGCTCGCTTTACGTGGATACGCTCCTTCAAGTCCGGACTAACGGCCGGACTGCGACATGCGGGCGTGGCGCGGCTCGACGCCAAACCATTTCACGTAGATTTCTTTGTAGGCGCTGTAGCGGCTGCCGCCAAGCATCTCTGCTACGACGGTGTCGAGGAACAGCCACCACTTGAAATCGTCCTGGCGAAGGAAGATGCCGTTGCCGGTGACGTCTGTCAGCCACTCGTTGAGGATGCGGAACTCTGGATTGTCGCGCATGTAATAGAGCGCGACCGGAGCATCTAACTGACATGCTGTCGCCCGGCCCAATTTCACCGCGTTGAACTGCGCGGAGACGGAATCGAAGGTGAGGAACTTTGCGTCCGGATAAAAGCGCTTGCCCCGTTCCTCCTGCACCGGCGCCGTCAAGTGGGCAACGGTGAATTCCGGTTTGTTAAGGTCCGCGATGCTCTGGATGGGGCTATCCTTGCGCACCACCAGGACGATACCACTGTCGATGTATGGCCTTGTAAAGCCAACCTGGAGGGCCCGGTCCGGATAGATCGTGGTGACCATGATACCGAAATCGATGGTGCCATTCTGGGTATTCGGCCAGCGCGAGGCAAAGCCCTGCTTGAACAGCTCAATCTTGGTCTCATCTCCAAAGATGCTCTTTGCGATCAGCTTGGCGATATCGATATCGAAGCCCACTAATTCGCCCTTCTCGTCGATGAAACCGAAGGGCGGCGCTTCGCTGGTGACGCCAACAATCACTTTTCCCCGTTCCCGTACCTCGTCGAGCTTCGACTTGGTGCCGGCGGTTTGCGCCGAAGCTGGCGTAACCTGCGCGGCGACCAAGCCGGCCCCCGCTGCAATCCCGCTTGCCCCTGCAATAAATTCGCGCCTTGAAGTCATCGAACGTCTCCTTTCCTTGAGTGATTCAGACCTATAAGGCTGCGACCCACCGGGCGCGGAGCACGGATCGTCGGCAACCAGGACTTGGCAGCCGATCGCCCCCCGCAGTCACTCCGCAGCGACGGGTCGGTCGCCGACGGACAGGGAGCTTGATTCCCTGACGTCGACGTCCTTTGGGAAGCCGTCCATGGCTCGCTTGATCGCGATATCCATCCGGCCGACGATGTCCTTGATTTCGGCTTCCGTGATGATGAGCGGCGGCGCGAAGCGGAAATAATGCTTCACCGCGATCGCGCAGACGCCCTCTAGCGCGCAGTTGTAGCGGATCCGCTCCGCCATTACGGGATCCGGCGCCTTGGTTTTCCTGTCCTTGACGATGTCCAGCATTCGGTAAAGGCCCTTACCCCGGATATCGCCGATGCACTCGTATTTTTCCTTGAGTGTCGCCAGTTCCCGCTCGGCGACCTCGCCTAACTCCTCGGCCCGTTCTGCTAGGTTATCGCGCAAGACGATGTCGAGTTGCTTCAACGCCACCGCAGCCGG includes these proteins:
- a CDS encoding IclR family transcriptional regulator — its product is MTVLDCVAQQGGVSTVHIAEQTGLPPPTAHRICSELERLGHLQRVPGSRNWMVSRPLVDLSARVLASAAMTTAADAVLTSLTREIGEMTSFGVQVADHVVYLASAEAPQELTLSFRAGRKAPLFCTSSGRLFLARLKGDELEAYLEASERPSYTPYTVTDKASLRRAIEQVRTEGYAITCQEYLLHVAGAAVPVVGDHGLFLGALSVAAPDVRTSAEKLLEIVPHLQNASELFAKCLKGHCRR
- a CDS encoding amino acid ABC transporter ATP-binding protein, yielding MIEIKGLRKRFGDLEVLKRIDLSVERGEVVVILGPSGSGKSTLLRCLNLLEPFEEGEILIEGKLIGYSVNGNGARLRNSESDNAKVREQVGMVFQSFNLFPHRTVVQNVMMGPVKVRGMAKAEADRLAGDLLEKVGLSEKADEYPARLSGGQQQRVAIARALAMEPQVMLFDEVTSALDPELVGEVLRVIRQLADEGMTMVIVTHEIHFARDVGDRVVFMDDGVIVEQGPPSQVLMEPDSPRLKLFLRRFQGDYLAE
- a CDS encoding amino acid ABC transporter permease, whose amino-acid sequence is MLDVLISSLPYLLQGAWITLQLAFVVVTAGTLLGVAIGVLANLGGRLVRSLITLYVFVLRGIPIIVIMLLGYYIFPFLGYRVNPYIAVGTAQIIYVAAFVTEIVRSSILSVPQGQTAAAKSLGMRRFAIVREILLPQATRIAIPPLLNNALTAIKQTSYVSIVGVWELTYAAREVVERTLASFQIFLGVMAIYFLICYPLSLLAQWSERRTVVVN
- a CDS encoding amino acid ABC transporter permease; this translates as MDFLAQSTSLLIMLFPSLVSGFLITVSVAAAAMPLALLIGILLVGPRMSGKAVLTFPAAAYIEFMRNTPLLLQIYLIYFGLPLFGLYPSEFSCGVIGIALQHGAFFVETYRGGIESISPRQWEAARAIGMTRFGAFWNVILPQALLRILGPLGNQLIILVKDTSLVSAIGVAELTMTGKVAIERTATSIEIFVSIAIFYLALTSFLGAGTRLLEHRTQGRA
- a CDS encoding transporter substrate-binding domain-containing protein, producing the protein MTSRREFIAGASGIAAGAGLVAAQVTPASAQTAGTKSKLDEVRERGKVIVGVTSEAPPFGFIDEKGELVGFDIDIAKLIAKSIFGDETKIELFKQGFASRWPNTQNGTIDFGIMVTTIYPDRALQVGFTRPYIDSGIVLVVRKDSPIQSIADLNKPEFTVAHLTAPVQEERGKRFYPDAKFLTFDSVSAQFNAVKLGRATACQLDAPVALYYMRDNPEFRILNEWLTDVTGNGIFLRQDDFKWWLFLDTVVAEMLGGSRYSAYKEIYVKWFGVEPRHARMSQSGR